One part of the Nymphaea colorata isolate Beijing-Zhang1983 chromosome 8, ASM883128v2, whole genome shotgun sequence genome encodes these proteins:
- the LOC116258336 gene encoding uncharacterized protein LOC116258336 isoform X3, with protein MARWGVASLLGRHQLSCHHHHFCFRPTSPPSTLRKARPATSLSFVTNSARDTSLVSSLSGAQKEQVSLYVDALLEWNQRMNLTAVTEPSDVMKRHVEDSLAILPVIQNDYAAHCSTANDGLNVVDVGSGAGLPGVVLAIACPDWKVTLLESMHKRCLFLEHVVKHLDLSNVQVVRGRAESIGKTIDFREAFDVAVARAVAELRILAEYCIPLVRVGGLFVAAKGYNPQEEVETAKKAIRLMGSSILHLHSV; from the exons ATGGCACGATGGGGCGTCGCGAGCTTGCTTGGCAGGCACCAGCTTTCCTGTCACCACCATCATTTCTGCTTCCGACCAACAAGTCCGCCGTCCACCCTGAGGAAGGCAAGGCCAGCGACCAGCCTCTCCTTCGTCACCAATAGCGCCAGAGACACCTCTCTTGTCTCTTCCCTGAGTGGCGCCCAGAAGGAGCAAGTATCACTCTATGTGGACGCCCTTTTGGAGTGGAATCAG CGAATGAACCTTACTGCTGTGACCGAACCGAGTGATGTCATGAAAAGGCATGTGGAGGACTCTCTTGCCATCCTTCCTGTAATTCAGAACGACTACGCCGCCCATTGCTCCACCGCCAACGATGGGCTCAATGTCGTGGACGTCGGGAGTGGTGCTGGTTTGCCCGGTGTTGTCTTGGCGATTGCCTGCCCAG ATTGGAAAGTGACCCTGTTAGAGTCTATGCATAAAAGATGCCTCTTTCTGGAGCATGTTGTGAAGCACTTAGACTTGTCAAATGTACAAGTTGTTCGTGGCAGGGCTGAG AGTATTGGTAAGACCATAGATTTCAGGGAGGCATTTGATGTGGCTGTGGCAAGAGCAGTAGCAGAACTAAGAATTTTAG CTGAGTACTGCATTCCTCTGGTTCGAGTTGGTGGATTGTTTGTAGCAGCCAAAGGATACAACCCTCAG GAAGAAGTTGAAACTGCAAAGAAAGCAATTAGATTAATGGGCTCCTCCATATTACATCTTCATTCTG TCTGA
- the LOC116258336 gene encoding uncharacterized protein LOC116258336 isoform X2: MARWGVASLLGRHQLSCHHHHFCFRPTSPPSTLRKARPATSLSFVTNSARDTSLVSSLSGAQKEQVSLYVDALLEWNQRMNLTAVTEPSDVMKRHVEDSLAILPVIQNDYAAHCSTANDGLNVVDVGSGAGLPGVVLAIACPDWKVTLLESMHKRCLFLEHVVKHLDLSNVQVVRGRAESIGKTIDFREAFDVAVARAVAELRILAEYCIPLVRVGGLFVAAKGYNPQEEVETAKKAIRLMGSSILHLHSVQSEGPYGQRTALVCLKQHPTPSKYPRQPGVPAKMPL; this comes from the exons ATGGCACGATGGGGCGTCGCGAGCTTGCTTGGCAGGCACCAGCTTTCCTGTCACCACCATCATTTCTGCTTCCGACCAACAAGTCCGCCGTCCACCCTGAGGAAGGCAAGGCCAGCGACCAGCCTCTCCTTCGTCACCAATAGCGCCAGAGACACCTCTCTTGTCTCTTCCCTGAGTGGCGCCCAGAAGGAGCAAGTATCACTCTATGTGGACGCCCTTTTGGAGTGGAATCAG CGAATGAACCTTACTGCTGTGACCGAACCGAGTGATGTCATGAAAAGGCATGTGGAGGACTCTCTTGCCATCCTTCCTGTAATTCAGAACGACTACGCCGCCCATTGCTCCACCGCCAACGATGGGCTCAATGTCGTGGACGTCGGGAGTGGTGCTGGTTTGCCCGGTGTTGTCTTGGCGATTGCCTGCCCAG ATTGGAAAGTGACCCTGTTAGAGTCTATGCATAAAAGATGCCTCTTTCTGGAGCATGTTGTGAAGCACTTAGACTTGTCAAATGTACAAGTTGTTCGTGGCAGGGCTGAG AGTATTGGTAAGACCATAGATTTCAGGGAGGCATTTGATGTGGCTGTGGCAAGAGCAGTAGCAGAACTAAGAATTTTAG CTGAGTACTGCATTCCTCTGGTTCGAGTTGGTGGATTGTTTGTAGCAGCCAAAGGATACAACCCTCAG GAAGAAGTTGAAACTGCAAAGAAAGCAATTAGATTAATGGGCTCCTCCATATTACATCTTCATTCTG TGCAGTCTGAAGGGCCATACGGACAAAGAACTGCCCTTGTATGCTTAAAGCAGCATCCTACCCCTAGCAAGTATCCTCGTCAACCTGGTGTGCCAGCAAAGATGCCCTTGTAA
- the LOC116258336 gene encoding uncharacterized protein LOC116258336 isoform X1, whose translation MARWGVASLLGRHQLSCHHHHFCFRPTSPPSTLRKARPATSLSFVTNSARDTSLVSSLSGAQKEQVSLYVDALLEWNQRMNLTAVTEPSDVMKRHVEDSLAILPVIQNDYAAHCSTANDGLNVVDVGSGAGLPGVVLAIACPDWKVTLLESMHKRCLFLEHVVKHLDLSNVQVVRGRAESIGKTIDFREAFDVAVARAVAELRILAEYCIPLVRVGGLFVAAKGYNPQEEVETAKKAIRLMGSSILHLHSVQSEGPYGQRTALVCLKQHPTPSKYPRQPGVPAKMPL comes from the exons ATGGCACGATGGGGCGTCGCGAGCTTGCTTGGCAGGCACCAGCTTTCCTGTCACCACCATCATTTCTGCTTCCGACCAACAAGTCCGCCGTCCACCCTGAGGAAGGCAAGGCCAGCGACCAGCCTCTCCTTCGTCACCAATAGCGCCAGAGACACCTCTCTTGTCTCTTCCCTGAGTGGCGCCCAGAAGGAGCAAGTATCACTCTATGTGGACGCCCTTTTGGAGTGGAATCAG CGAATGAACCTTACTGCTGTGACCGAACCGAGTGATGTCATGAAAAGGCATGTGGAGGACTCTCTTGCCATCCTTCCTGTAATTCAGAACGACTACGCCGCCCATTGCTCCACCGCCAACGATGGGCTCAATGTCGTGGACGTCGGGAGTGGTGCTGGTTTGCCCGGTGTTGTCTTGGCGATTGCCTGCCCAG ATTGGAAAGTGACCCTGTTAGAGTCTATGCATAAAAGATGCCTCTTTCTGGAGCATGTTGTGAAGCACTTAGACTTGTCAAATGTACAAGTTGTTCGTGGCAGGGCTGAG AGTATTGGTAAGACCATAGATTTCAGGGAGGCATTTGATGTGGCTGTGGCAAGAGCAGTAGCAGAACTAAGAATTTTAG CTGAGTACTGCATTCCTCTGGTTCGAGTTGGTGGATTGTTTGTAGCAGCCAAAGGATACAACCCTCAG GAAGAAGTTGAAACTGCAAAGAAAGCAATTAGATTAATGGGCTCCTCCATATTACATCTTCATTCTG TGCAGTCTGAAGGGCCATACGGACAAAGAACTGCCCTTGTATGCTTAAAGCAGCATCCTACCCCTAGCAAGTATCCTCGTCAACCTGGTGTGCCAGCAAAGATGCCCTT GTAA